A genome region from Schistocerca nitens isolate TAMUIC-IGC-003100 chromosome 4, iqSchNite1.1, whole genome shotgun sequence includes the following:
- the LOC126251491 gene encoding alpha/beta-tubulin-N-acetyltransferase 9 isoform X3 has translation MQSEELQHLTASEPLTLEEEYSMQQSWLHDANKCTFIIIEKKEFKRSDNEIGSMVGDTNLFLQEPEDSQSAEIEIMIAEEKARGKKYGWEATLLMLCYGCEVLGIKKFHAKIGLDNVKSISMFSKMGFNKVSESNIFQEVTMERIVDNGWKTWLLEQTQGSEQVKD, from the exons ATGCAATCTGAAGAGCTTCAGCACCTCACTGCCTCTGAACCATTAACACTCGAAGAAGAATATTCAATGCAACAAAGCTGGCTTCATGATGCCAACA AATGCACATTCATCATCATTGAAAAAAAAGAATTCAAAAGAAGTGACAATGAAATTG GTTCCATGGTAGGAGATACAAATCTGTTTCTTCAAGAACCTGAAGACAGTCAGTCAGCAGAAATTGAAATAATGATTGCTGAAGAAAAAGCCAGAGGCAAGAAATATGGCTGGGAAGCAACTTTATTGATGCTGTGTTATG GGTGTGAAGTCCTTGGAATTAAAAAGTTCCATGCCAAAATTGGTCTGGACAATGTTAAAAGCATATCAATGTTCTCCAAGATGGGATTTAATAAA GTTAGTGAAAGTAACATCTTTCAAGAAGTTACCATGGAAAGGATAGTTGACAATGGCTGGAAGACCTGGCTCCTGGAACAAACACAAGGCTCAGAACAAGTGAAAGATTAG